AGGCAGCAGAAGATCAATGGCCCGCTGTTTCTCGGTATGGATACACATGCCCTTTCCGTGCCGGCTCTTGCCAGCGCGCTGGAGGTGCTGGGGGCCAATGGTGTGGAAGTCATGCTGGCGGAGGGGGATGAATATACCCCAACCCCTGTCGTTTCCCACGCAATCCTCACGTACAACCGCGGGCGCAAGACAGGACTTGCCGACGGCATCGTCATCACGCCTTCGCATAACCCGCCCCATGACGGCGGCTTCAAGTACAACCCTCCCAACGGCGGGCCGGCGGAACGCGCCGTCACCGATTGGATCGAAGCGAAGGCAAACGAGTTTCTCGAGAATGGCCTGCGGGGTGTGAAGAGTATTCCTTTCGAGAAGGCGCTTCGCGCCTCCACGACGCACCGGCACGATTATGTTAATGCTTACATTAGCGATCTCGGTAATGTGATCGACATGGATGCCATTCGCGGCGCGAAGATCAGCCTGGGGGTGGATCCGCTCGGGGGTGCCGGGGTCCACTACTGGGCGCCGATTGCCGAGCACTACGGGTTGAACCTCACGGTCGTCAACAAGGCCGTCGATCCGACTTTCCGATTCATGACGGTCGACTGGGACGGCCAGATGCGGGCCTGCTGCCGCCCAACCACTACCTTGCGGTCGCAATCTTCTATCTCTTCCAACACCGACCGAAGTGGCGCACGGAAACGGCGGTCGGCAAGACGGTGGTGAGCAGCCAGATGATTGATCGCGTCACCGCAAAGCTGGGGCGGAAGCTCTACGAAGTGCCGGTTGGCTTCAAGTGGTTCGTGGATGGCCTGCTCGACGGATCCCTTGGGTTCGGCGGGGAAGAGAGTGCGGGCGCGTCGTTTGTCCGTCGGGATGGCAGCGTCTGGACGACTGACAAAGACGGGATCGTCCCGGCTTTGCTCGCAGCGGAGATCACGGCCCGTATGGCCCGGGATCCCGGCGAAATCTACCATGAACTCACCCGCGAGTTCGGTGAGCCGGTTTACGACCGAGTTGAGGCCCCGGCCACTCCGGAGCAAAAAGCAATGCTGGAGAGACTCTCGGCGCAGCAGGTTCGGCTCACAGACCTGGCTGGGGAAAAGATCCGGACCATCCTCACCCACGCGCCGGGCAACGGCGCGTCCATCGGCGGGTTGAAAGTAACAGCGGAAAGTGGATGGTTCGCGGCGCGTCCCTCAGGGACGGAGGACATCTACAAGATCTATGCGGAGAGCTTCCGTGGAGCGGATCATCTGCACCGAATCCTGGAGGAAGCGCAGACAATCGTCAGCGATGCTCTGGCGGCTTCCCCGCAGCAGCCGGGGATTCCGGTCAAGACAAATTTGGAGGAGAGAGCATGAGCCAACAGACCCCTGTCAGCAAGCGGATCTGCAGTCTTTTGCCCACGGACGTCGAGGGATTCGATTTGCTGGCCCTTGGGCGCGCGAACCCGAACGACTCTTCTGAACCTTTCAATATGGCTGAAGTGCGCCAATATCTGCGAACGCCCTGATGCGGTTCGAGGAATACCACGTCGACGGTTTACGTCTGCGACACGGGGAAACCACTGCCAGCCAGACCGGTGGATACTGCGGCACCCTTGACCCGGATTTAACCCTGGAAGGTTATCAGATGGCAGGGGATTTTGCCGATGCTTATAAATCTCTTCCATGGGTCGCTGTCTTTTCCAGTCCGCTACGCCGTGCCGTCGCCACGGCCAAACCTCTTTGCGAGGCGGCAGGAATACGAATGCAACTCAAAGAAGGACTGAGGGAAATTGCTTATGGGCAATGGGAAGGGAAAACCCCTGAAGTGGTGAATCGCGAGTTTCATGATACCTATGTCCGCTGGTTAGTCGATCCTGGGTGGAACGCTCCAACTGGAGGGGAAAGAGGTATCGATATTGCCCGACGCAGTTCACTTGTGCTTGAGGAAATTGAGAAAACTTACACGACAGGAAATGTCCTCGTCGTTTCTCATAAGGCCACGACCCGGATTATGCTGTGCTCACTGTTGGGCATTGATGTGGG
The sequence above is drawn from the Anaerolineales bacterium genome and encodes:
- a CDS encoding histidine phosphatase family protein, coding for MRFEEYHVDGLRLRHGETTASQTGGYCGTLDPDLTLEGYQMAGDFADAYKSLPWVAVFSSPLRRAVATAKPLCEAAGIRMQLKEGLREIAYGQWEGKTPEVVNREFHDTYVRWLVDPGWNAPTGGERGIDIARRSSLVLEEIEKTYTTGNVLVVSHKATTRIMLCSLLGIDVGRFRDRISMPVASISIVEMAVHVLSVWEASHHSINSLR